ATTTTTACATGCTCTTTATATGCCATAAGATAACAACGTTAATTAGTATTAACTAAACCTTTAATATACATATTAATTATATTTATTCGTCAAAAAGATTATATATTAAACGTAGAATTGAAAATCAAAATGGAACACCAAATAAAGATAATAATGATAAATTATGTTTTGCCGTCGGGAAGGATTGAAGCGGTAGTTATACGATTAAATACATTGAGACAAGGACACGTTGTTTCTATTTGAAGGTGTTCCCCTGTAGTTACGGATTCCTGAATTTTTTCCATAATATCAACAACATGTCTGGCTAATTCACCATTCGCTAAAAATTGCCTCTTCTCTTGTATTGCAGTTGCCATATCACTTATGCCGATACCTCGCATATTAGTGAAAATGTCATAACATGTAGGTACTTCCTTCCACTCTTTCATATATTGATTATAATAGTAAGTAGTCCCAAAGAATTGGTTAGGGTCAGGTAAGGAGAGAGAGCCTTTTTCACCGTAAATTTCAACATAAGGCAAACGATGAGCCCATGTATCAAAACTAACAATAAGTGTACATATAATATTATTTTCAAAACAAAGTGTTGCATGAATATGGGTTGGTATTTCTACTATTACCTTTTCACCAAATTTTGGCATACTTGTAGTAAGTCGTGTATCAAAAGATTTTTTTCCAACAGCAAATACAGATTTTACAGGTCCAAGAAGATAAATGAGAACTGTGAGATAGTAAGGACCCATATCAAACAAAGGACCGCCTCCTTTTTGATAGTAAAATTCAGGAGAGGGATGCCATGATTCATGACCATGGCAAAGCATAAAAGCAGTGGCTGAAAGAGGTTTACCAATCCAGCCATCATTGATTAGTTTCTTTGCTGTTTGCCAGCTTGCACCTAAAAAAGTGTCTGGAGCACATCCGACGAATAACGAGTTTTTGTTAGCAATTTCTAATAGAGTGGTTGCGTGTTCATTTGTTAGGGCAAGAGGTTTCTCGCTATACACATGTTTTCCATGTTCTAATGCCTTTAATGAAACCTCAAAGTGAGATGACGGAATTGTTAAATTAATGATTAAATCAATGTTGTCAGAATCAAAAACGTCATTTGTGTCATATACATTTAGATTGTATTGTTGTGCTTTCTCTTCGGCTTTTTCTCTAAGGATGTCCGAACATCCCATTAATTTTAAATTTGTAAAACGTAGTATATTCTTTATATAAACATCAGAAATATTGCCACAACCGACAATAGCACAATGGATAGGTTTCATTTTTAGTCCCTGAAATGAAATGGTTTATTTTTCACAGATATAAACATGACAGGGAGGAAAGTTTTTTAAGATGATAGGTGAACGACTGCATTTATTGTTAAATTTTTTAGGTAGTTTACCTTTAAAAAACTTTTTACCAGAAGGAACCCAGGGACTAAAGAAATAAGCAAATGTTAAAAATGTCCCTTTTTCACGTAGACACACATAGGTCGCATTAAGTAATTTATTCTGGAGTTCATCTTCAAATCGTGTCCAGGGTAGGCCAGAAATGATAACGTCACAATAGTTATATCCTGCCTCATTTAAATATTTCATTGTATTCTCAGCAGAATCCTGAACGACATGTACCTCGGGACATCGTTCCTTTGTCGCTTTCGCAAAAACTGGATTAATCTCCATCGCAAGGAAATAAGCAGATGGATTTTTCTTCTTTTGAATATATTCGGTAAAGACCCCTGTTCCAGGTCCAAACTCTACAATTACTTTTGCATCTTGTAAATTTGCCAGATCAGTAATACAATCTGCCAATGCAGGACTACTTGGAGCAATTGCACCTGTTGTTTTGTTCGCTCTAAAAATTTCACCCATAAAAGTCCAGAACGACATTTTTTACCTCCTCATGAAATAAATTTTTA
This portion of the Candidatus Hydrogenedens sp. genome encodes:
- a CDS encoding Gfo/Idh/MocA family oxidoreductase, yielding MKPIHCAIVGCGNISDVYIKNILRFTNLKLMGCSDILREKAEEKAQQYNLNVYDTNDVFDSDNIDLIINLTIPSSHFEVSLKALEHGKHVYSEKPLALTNEHATTLLEIANKNSLFVGCAPDTFLGASWQTAKKLINDGWIGKPLSATAFMLCHGHESWHPSPEFYYQKGGGPLFDMGPYYLTVLIYLLGPVKSVFAVGKKSFDTRLTTSMPKFGEKVIVEIPTHIHATLCFENNIICTLIVSFDTWAHRLPYVEIYGEKGSLSLPDPNQFFGTTYYYNQYMKEWKEVPTCYDIFTNMRGIGISDMATAIQEKRQFLANGELARHVVDIMEKIQESVTTGEHLQIETTCPCLNVFNRITTASILPDGKT
- a CDS encoding rRNA adenine N-6-methyltransferase family protein translates to MSFWTFMGEIFRANKTTGAIAPSSPALADCITDLANLQDAKVIVEFGPGTGVFTEYIQKKKNPSAYFLAMEINPVFAKATKERCPEVHVVQDSAENTMKYLNEAGYNYCDVIISGLPWTRFEDELQNKLLNATYVCLREKGTFLTFAYFFSPWVPSGKKFFKGKLPKKFNNKCSRSPIILKNFPPCHVYICEK